The Christiangramia flava JLT2011 region TATTCTTATAGTTCATCTTATACCGATGCAACTTATGACTGGATGGCGGGTTATGTAAGTAATCTTAGCGTATATCAAAATTTTGTAAAACCAGGTGGCGAACTCGAAAATGAGAATTTCTATGCTTTGGGCCTAATTATGAAAGGACTGTACTACCAGATGTATACCGATACTTTTGGAATGGTACCTTATACGGAAGCTTCTGACCCAGATATCATTACTCCGAAATTTGATACACAGGCAGAGATCTACCAGGGGGTAATTGCAGATCTTGATGAAGCAATGGGCATTATTGGAAGTCAGTCTGTAACCGGGGAAGGATTGGAGCTGTTGGCTGAAAATGACCTTTTCTTCAATGGTGATTTGCAAAAATGGAAGCAGCTTGCCAACACCTTAAAACTACGTATGGCTCTAAGAGCAAAAGGGGCACCGGGTGAAAGCTTTGCAGATGCTGCTATTAACGAGGCATTGCAGGCAGACCTGCTAGATACCGCAGATGAAAATGCCTTAATGGAAAAAGATACAGAAATTGATCAGTTTGGAAACGCAGCTTATGGCGACATTTGGCATAATTTCGCAGGAGTAGGTTCTCACTGGAACGTGGGAAAAACGCTAGTTGACTACTTGAGAGACAACAACGATCCAAGGCTTTCCAAATATGCCAAACCTATTGATGGAGGTGAAGCGGTATTCACCAGACCGGAAGAAGGCTCTGGAGTGGCGCTTTTCGATAAGTATGTAGATTTCATTCTGGGAGAACTGGATAACGCAGGTGTGGAATACACAAAGAGCGGTACCGCAGATGAAGTAACCATCAATGTGGCTGAAGGTACTTATTATGTAGGGCAGCCAACCCGCTTGAATGGGGATATCTATCCGCATGTGAAAAACAATTTATTTTCTGAACCAGCCGATTGGATCATCAATCCTAAAAACACTGGAGAGCCCATTTTCCCTGAAGTGGTCATGACCGCTGCTGAAGGTAACTTTCTTCAGGCAGAAGCTGCAGTAAAAGGTGTTTCTTCCGGAGATGCACAGGCTTTGTATCAGGAAGGGATCAGGCAGGCCATGCTTATCTGGAATGTGAGCGAAGATGAAATTGCAACTTTTCTCAGTGGTGAACCAATGGCCCAACTGGACGGAACTATGGAAGAGAATCTCGAGAAGATTGCTGTTCAGAGATGGATAGCCGCCTATACTGATGGATTTGAAGCCTGGGCGATCGTTAGAGACACCGGTTATCCAAAAGAACTGGCCAATGGAGTTTCAGATTATGAAATTTATTCTGCGGGAACTTTGAATGGCAAGTATCCTCAGCGAATGAGATATGGAAATGCTGAATATAATACTAATGGCCAAGAATTGGAAACTGCACTTGGAGTCCAGGGCCCAGACGAGCAGGGCACCGAACTTTGGTGGGCTGACGGCATGTAAAAAAATATTGAATTAGCTTTAAGGATCGCCGGTTTTGCTGGCGATCCTTTTTTAAATTTATCAGTATGAACAAAACAGTATATACAGTAGCATTTTTAATGTTGTCTCTTTTGACGCTCTACTCCTGCAAGGATCAGGAAAGAAAAGGAGCTTCTGAAAGCAAATCGAAAACTTCGGATACGGTAGATGCAGGTTTTAAAACCATTGCCTACTGGACAGGTCGGCCACAGCCTATAAAAGATTCGAACCTGGAAAAACTGGATCAGATCATTTATAGCTTTCTACATCTGGAAGGTGCAGAACTGAAAGGCCGGGAAAAGGATAGCTTGCAGCTGATGTATCTGTCCAGCCTGAAAGAAAAATATCCAAAATTGGAAATTCTGGTGTCTCTTGGTGGTTGGGGAGGTTGTAAAACCTGTTCCGAAGTATTTGCTTCTGAAAACGGTCGAGCAGCATTTTCCGCTTCCGTAAAGAAAATTTTAGAAACGTATAAGGTAGACGGGATAGATCTGGATTGGGAATACCCAGGCATTGCCGGTTTTCCAGATCACCAGTTTTTACCAGAAGACACGCATAACTTCACATTATTAGTAGAGGAACTTCGGAAGACTTTAGGCGATTCGGCCGTAATTTCCTTCGCAGCTGGCGGTTTTGATGAATACCTTGAAAAATCTATAGAATGGAAAGAGGTGATGGCTGTTGTGGACCATGTGAATTTGATGAGCTATGATCTTGTGAACGGAAACACTCCGCATACCGGTCACCTTACCTCACTGTACGCCACGGAAGAACAACAGGTAAGTACCGATCATGCCGTAAAATTTCTGGATTCTGTAGGCGTGGCGCCGGAACAGATTATTATTGGGGCCGCATTTTACGCGCGTATCTGGGAAAACGTTCCTGATACCGATCACGGTCTGTATCAGCAAGGTGATTTTAAAATGGGCGTTTCTTATAAAAAGATTGATTCATTCGTAAACTCGAAAAAAGGATTTAAAACTTATTGGGATACCGTAGCACAGGCTACTTATAATTATTCTCCAGATGAGCAACTGTTTATGACCTACGATGATCCAAAATCCCTTCGGCAAAAAGTACAGTATGTGAAAGACAACAATCTGGGCGGAATTATGTTTTGGGAACTTTCAGGAGATACTGAGAATGATACGTTGTTGAATACTATAGAATTAGTTAAAAAGAATGATTGAAAAAACTTTCAGGCTCTGTATGCTACTTGTTTTTATAGCAGTTACTGCCTGTAAAACCACTCAGAACAGCGTTCCCCAACCCAGTGTTCCGGAAGTTTCTCAAACACCTACGGAAGAAACTACGGTGGAAGAACCGCAAACCGAAACATCGCAAAGCACAGCCGAACCTTCAAAATTTGCACCGCCGCTCGATATTTATGAATTCCGGGCAGCCTGGGTTGCCACGGTGGCGAATATAAACTGGCCGAGCAAACCGGGATTGTCTTCCAGGGTTCAGCAGGAAGAAGCACTGAAATTATTAGACTTCTTGAAACAGCATCATTTCAATGCGGTGATTTTCCAGGTTCGCCCGCAGGCCGATGCTCTTTATCAAAGTGAGTTGGAACCATGGTCTTATTTTCTTACCGGTGCGCAGGGAAAGGCGCCTAACCCGTATTATGATCCGTTGGAATTCTGGGTAGAAGCCGCACATGAGCGAGGCCTGGAACTGCACGTTTGGCTCAATCCTTATCGCGCTCACCATACAACCGGAAAAGAGATCACCGAAGCATCGATCATCAAAAGAAAGCCCGAAATCGCCGTAGAACTGGCGAATGGGATGTGGTGGCTAGATCCCGCTCAACAAGAAACACAGGATCATTCCGCTGCGGTGGTGATGGATCTTGTAAAACGCTACAATATCGATGGTGTACATTTCGACGATTATTTCTATCCTTACGATTCATATAACAACGGCAAGGATTTCCCTGATGACAAAAGCTGGAATGCCTATGTGAGCAACGGCGGAAAACTTTCCCGGGCAGACTGGCGCCGCGACAATGTGAACACTTTTATTCACCGCGTCTATACGGAAATCAAAGAAGAAAAACCATTTGTGAAGTTTGGTCTGAGTCCGTTTGGGATCTGGAAGCCCGGTTATCCGCAATCAGTTTCCGGCTATAATCAGTACGAAAAACTGTATGCTGATGCCAAATTATGGCTGAACGAAGGCTGGATCGACTATTTTACGCCGCAACTTTACTGGAAGATCAACCAGTTTGGCCAAAGTTTCCCGGAACTGCTGGGTTGGTGGAAAAGTGAAAACACACAGGACCGTCACCTTTGGCCGGGAATCAGTGTGGGACTTGGTGGTGATGAAAAGAATGTGGATGAAACCATCAACCAGATTATGATCACACGCGGAATGTTACCCAACAGTAAAGGAACAGTGCACTGGAGCATTGGCCCATTGGTGCAGTACGATTCCCTATCTACTGCTTTGCTGAAAGGGCCTTACAGTAAACCGGCACTGGTACCTGCAAGTCCGTGGCTGGACAGCGAATCTCCGGCTTCCGTAGCGATCAGTACAAAAATCAATGGCGAACGAATCGGCATCAGTTGGGAACTGCCGCAAGGTAGCGAACCCGTTTTTCACTGGGTGCTCTATTTTAAATATGAAGAAGGGAATTGGGACTATAAGATCCTGACTTCAGAAAAGCGCAATTTCGAGATGCAGTATATCGTAGGCGATAAGAAGCGAAAACTAAAGGAAATTGGCGTGACTGCCGTAGACCGAACCGGGAATCAGAGTGATTTTCACAGCATCGTGATCGACTAGCCTATGAGCCCAATTCTCGTTTTTGGAGTAATTGCCACTTATTTTTTGCTGCTATTGGGCATTAGTTACGTCACTTCCCGTGGTAGCGATAATGCTACTTTTTTCACTGCCAATAGACAGTCGCCCTGGTATCTTGTGGCGTTCGGGATGGTAGGAGCGAGCCTTTCCGGGGTGACCTTTATTTCGGTTCCAGGAGAAGTGGGAAATACCGCCTGGACCTATCTGCAATTTGTCTTCGGAAATATTGTGGGCTACGTGGTGATCGCACTGGTGCTGATTCCGCTTTTTTACAAAATGAACCTGGTTTCGATTTATGAATATTTGAAGTCCCGCTTCGGAAAGAATTCGTATCTCACCGGCGCCGGATTTTTCCTCGTTTCGCAAACCATTGGTGCCTCATTCCGGCTATTTTTGGCCGCTCTTGTCCTGCAACTGGCCTTTTTTGACAATTTTGGTATTCCCTTCTGGGTTACGGTACTGGTTACCATCTCTCTGATCTGGTTATATACGTTCAGAGGCGGGATTAAAACCATTGTGTGGACAGATACTCTCCAAACCAGTTTTCTGCTGCTGGCGGTCCTTATTTCGATCCTCGTGATCCTGGATCACCTGTCGCTCGACATGGTTTCCGGGGTGAAAATGATTCAGCAAAGCGACCTTTCCAGGGTTTTTGACTGGAACTGGAAATCTGATCGCAATTTCTTTAAAACTTTCCTGGCCGGAATTTTCATCACAATTGCTATGAACGGACTGGATCAGAACGTCATGCAAAAGAATCTTACCTGTCGCAACCAAAAGGAAGCGCAGAAGAACATTTTCTGGTTTTCGGTTAGTTTTTTCTTTTCCACGCTCCTGTTTCTGGCGCTTGGGGTGATGTTGTACCAGTACGCATTCGATCAGCAAATCGTATTACCCGAAAGAAGCGATGAGGTTTACCCGTTCCTGGCGCTCCATGAATTCGGAAACCTGGCCGGAATTGTCTTTTTACTCGGAATTGTTGCAGCCGCTTTTTCCAGTGCCGATTCGGCCCTTACGGCTTTAACAACCTC contains the following coding sequences:
- a CDS encoding SusD/RagB family nutrient-binding outer membrane lipoprotein; amino-acid sequence: MKGIIKILSAGLLIAGLASCSDFEEINTKPDAFTSDEVSAKYFLTGIQIELYAPNRYPYWRAQLIHADRFAGQFTFGFNGCWWSDALAYSYSSSYTDATYDWMAGYVSNLSVYQNFVKPGGELENENFYALGLIMKGLYYQMYTDTFGMVPYTEASDPDIITPKFDTQAEIYQGVIADLDEAMGIIGSQSVTGEGLELLAENDLFFNGDLQKWKQLANTLKLRMALRAKGAPGESFADAAINEALQADLLDTADENALMEKDTEIDQFGNAAYGDIWHNFAGVGSHWNVGKTLVDYLRDNNDPRLSKYAKPIDGGEAVFTRPEEGSGVALFDKYVDFILGELDNAGVEYTKSGTADEVTINVAEGTYYVGQPTRLNGDIYPHVKNNLFSEPADWIINPKNTGEPIFPEVVMTAAEGNFLQAEAAVKGVSSGDAQALYQEGIRQAMLIWNVSEDEIATFLSGEPMAQLDGTMEENLEKIAVQRWIAAYTDGFEAWAIVRDTGYPKELANGVSDYEIYSAGTLNGKYPQRMRYGNAEYNTNGQELETALGVQGPDEQGTELWWADGM
- a CDS encoding glycoside hydrolase family 18 protein, with translation MNKTVYTVAFLMLSLLTLYSCKDQERKGASESKSKTSDTVDAGFKTIAYWTGRPQPIKDSNLEKLDQIIYSFLHLEGAELKGREKDSLQLMYLSSLKEKYPKLEILVSLGGWGGCKTCSEVFASENGRAAFSASVKKILETYKVDGIDLDWEYPGIAGFPDHQFLPEDTHNFTLLVEELRKTLGDSAVISFAAGGFDEYLEKSIEWKEVMAVVDHVNLMSYDLVNGNTPHTGHLTSLYATEEQQVSTDHAVKFLDSVGVAPEQIIIGAAFYARIWENVPDTDHGLYQQGDFKMGVSYKKIDSFVNSKKGFKTYWDTVAQATYNYSPDEQLFMTYDDPKSLRQKVQYVKDNNLGGIMFWELSGDTENDTLLNTIELVKKND
- a CDS encoding glycoside hydrolase family 10 protein, whose protein sequence is MLLVFIAVTACKTTQNSVPQPSVPEVSQTPTEETTVEEPQTETSQSTAEPSKFAPPLDIYEFRAAWVATVANINWPSKPGLSSRVQQEEALKLLDFLKQHHFNAVIFQVRPQADALYQSELEPWSYFLTGAQGKAPNPYYDPLEFWVEAAHERGLELHVWLNPYRAHHTTGKEITEASIIKRKPEIAVELANGMWWLDPAQQETQDHSAAVVMDLVKRYNIDGVHFDDYFYPYDSYNNGKDFPDDKSWNAYVSNGGKLSRADWRRDNVNTFIHRVYTEIKEEKPFVKFGLSPFGIWKPGYPQSVSGYNQYEKLYADAKLWLNEGWIDYFTPQLYWKINQFGQSFPELLGWWKSENTQDRHLWPGISVGLGGDEKNVDETINQIMITRGMLPNSKGTVHWSIGPLVQYDSLSTALLKGPYSKPALVPASPWLDSESPASVAISTKINGERIGISWELPQGSEPVFHWVLYFKYEEGNWDYKILTSEKRNFEMQYIVGDKKRKLKEIGVTAVDRTGNQSDFHSIVID
- a CDS encoding sodium:solute symporter, encoding MSPILVFGVIATYFLLLLGISYVTSRGSDNATFFTANRQSPWYLVAFGMVGASLSGVTFISVPGEVGNTAWTYLQFVFGNIVGYVVIALVLIPLFYKMNLVSIYEYLKSRFGKNSYLTGAGFFLVSQTIGASFRLFLAALVLQLAFFDNFGIPFWVTVLVTISLIWLYTFRGGIKTIVWTDTLQTSFLLLAVLISILVILDHLSLDMVSGVKMIQQSDLSRVFDWNWKSDRNFFKTFLAGIFITIAMNGLDQNVMQKNLTCRNQKEAQKNIFWFSVSFFFSTLLFLALGVMLYQYAFDQQIVLPERSDEVYPFLALHEFGNLAGIVFLLGIVAAAFSSADSALTALTTSFCVDILDIQKKEKGSKKTRMLVHIGFTLLIFLVIIAFNALNDSSVVSAVFKVAGFTYGPLLGLFAFGLLSKTQVKDRWVPYICILAPIVSFIIDRNAAEWFGGYQFGFEILIVNAALTVIGLKLLKSGKA